The Lolium rigidum isolate FL_2022 chromosome 1, APGP_CSIRO_Lrig_0.1, whole genome shotgun sequence region GAATACGGACGGGGTAAGTGTTCTCTGTCCCTCCCCCACCACCACAAGCGTGCCAATTTGACCGAGCAAAGCGATCACCTACCTACCCCCAACTACCTTGCTGTGTTCAGTCCACGGGCAGCAACGTTTATCGACAGCAGAGGAGAGCGTCCCTTCTCCCAACACAATTTTGCCAGGAATCAACCGATGGATTTCCGCCGATGGTCAGAGCAACAACAAACTACCTATCCCATGATCGCACGATCTTTCCCAACCCCAATAGTCTCGTGAATTCAACCGAAAAGGCCGGACAGCAATAGAACGATATACTGGAAGAAATCACGTACCTCTGGATGTCTTGACGCAGCAGAGCGGGGCGACGGGCATGGCCCCGCGAGCCCGCAGCGCCGCCCCTCCGGCGGGTCCTCCGATTCGCAGGCTCCCCGCCCGAGGCCGCCTATCCCCGCCGACGCCGAGAGCCCCGTTCCGGTGCCCGGCTCCGACGATCCCGACCGCCCGCGACTGCATCGCGAGCCCCGCCTCCATTGCCATCCCCGGTCGCGAGGCTGCGTTGCGCAGGACGGGATCCTCGTACGTAGCAGGTGGGTAGGTAGGTAGCCGTAGCGTGCGCGCGTGCGAGGTCGCAGGGCGGAGCTGGTGGCGGCGAGTGGTGGTCGCGGCCCGTCCCGGTCCTAAATAGCCTCTGCGACGGTAGGTTGGTCCAACTCGGACAGGACCGAGTGGCGGGTCGCTGCGTCGATCTGAATATATGTCAAGTTACCGTTTCACCCCTCGTGGCCTCAAACCAATTCTTGCACGTGGAAGGTGAGATgcagaagaaaaaaaattcagATATTGAGATGCAGGATCGTGGAAATGCGGTGCGTTCTGAGTTCAGCACGCCTGGCAGTGGCAGCTCTTTTTTTACAAATTCGATACTTCTTAGAAGTTCACCCTAAAATGTTTTTCTACAAGTTTAATTATTCACCCTTTTCCTTTGCCTCCCCGAGCCTTCGTGACACGGCAAGAATACAGATTCAAAAATATGGTACCACCATGTCTTTGGAGTTTGGAGTATGTTTCTTCGCGAAAAAACTGAGGATGCTCACTGAACAACCGCATCATTACAGAGAATCCCCAatcaaaaattaagaaaaattaaATTATTTGGACTCACCACCCTCTTCCAACAGCACAATTCGATGGTACATCGCTGCTACCACTCCGTCGTTGGAGCTAGCCTGACATTGTTGCCTACAGAAAGGAAGTCATCAAGACTATAGTTCATAGGACCTCTTGTCACGGAGAAGAACATGCCGATGGGGCAGCCCACTGGCGGATCTTAGTGGACGACAAAAGGggccatccccccccccccaactaaAAAAAGAATTGCACAATACTACttagtatttatatttaccatacaaaacagaaaatattttAATCTGCCTCCCTCAGCTTTCATCTAATGTCTTTTTGTCCTACAATTATGGTCAAGGTCCGCCACTAGGGCCGCCATCAAAGTGATGCCACCACAAAATCCTAACCTATCTACACGTCGGAGACAAAGCTTGCGGGAAAGGGGGAACCAACGGGGTTGCTGACGGAGGAGAGGGCGGGGAACATGTTGCATCCCTTTTCGGCGGCCCGATGGGAGAGGGGGGAATGTGCCTTCAGATAGTAATAGGGGGGAATACGCGCATGTTTTCCTCGGCACATGCTTGCAAGCAAAAGAATACTAGTTGCAAATATACAGGCACATCCATATAAACAGAAGAGGAGTGGCCACATGACAAGAGGTGAACAAGAGACAAAATTAGTATGTTCTACTTTGACGTAAGGTACATATAGCTAGGGATTTAAGCATCGTGGATGCTCTACATAGAACAAACCGGTCAGCAAAATTGCTCCCTCCGTGCCTTTTTGGACCTCTCTTCTTTTGCTCTACTCTACGGCAAGGCTTAGTTTCCTAAACCCTATGATCTAAGGGTGAAGATTTGCAAGCATGTACTGTGTGGGGTGTGTCTGGAACTGATATCTGCAACTACCAGATCTCATTGTTCGCAACGAGTAGCTATTGTGGTCTTCGAAAAGTCTCATATGTGGCGACTTAATTGGAAAGAGTGTTTGCATCTGTCACTTTTCCTTACTGTGTGTTCAGTGTATTCTTAACCTCTGGCAACTGATGAGGAAGCTTTAGGAAGAAGATGGCCAATATGATTTTCGATGTAATTTTATTGTTTATTGGTCGTTTTGTGTCTTGTTGTCCATCACTTGTACTGCTGGTTTCCTTAAGGTATATCAGATATGAGATTCTTATGGTGGTATCGGGCTACTGGCTACTCCCTTATAATAAAGTTGCCTCCTAACCTCTTTGTTGACTCAATGATTTTTTCGCCATCAAACAACCAGTCAAATATGATCATTCTGTTTTAACGTctgcttggaagaacaatattttctttgtcccaaaatgtaagacgtCCTTAAATTTCGCTGGTCAGCAACGAATAACTTAGactatgatttttttttcttataaTATGTCCACAAATTTTTATAATAACATATATGAAATGAAAGAAATTTGCAAGACAAATGCAACCATGTAATTTATACATTCTCAATCCATGTAATTTTAGTATATATTAGTGGTCAAAGTTGTGCATGCAAAAACATGTGAAAAAAGTGTGCCTTCCATTTTGGGACTGAGAGAGTATCTCTTTGTAATTTTGGTATATTTATAAGTCAGTTTACTCCTCTATGGGATGGACATCTGAAGCGTTGGTTCTGTTGTGGATGGCGATTATCTTTACAGATAAATGGTGAATATTGTTTATCGCCACGTAGGAATGGTTGGTATCGCATTCACCAACAATTTCGTGGGTCATCCTGCTGCTACTTGAACTTGCAGCTGGTGCCTCTTTTCATCTTCTGTGGTTGAAGATAGGCAGTCTCTTCCAAGGTTTGCCTGCATCATTTCCCAGCCATGCCGCATACAAAGTTACAAACACAGATACACAGAGTTTGTATTCCCATCGTCCCAGCAGAGCTCTGCTCCTTTGCTGGTTGAGTctagaaacaaaagaaaacaaggcTAAAGCGTCCACACGGTACGGTGCGGGATTAATTCACGTGCTTGGCAGTTCGGGACCAAACTATGAACATGCTCACTGACACAACAGGAAAGTACATGCATCCGTCATAAAAGAAAGTACAGAATGATCCGTAAAAACTCTTTACCCAAAATTAAAACACATTGCAGGGGCTACACTTGGTCGTTAAAGACTCGAACCACAAATGGAAAAAAATGTACTAGTGGTATAGAACAGAACCGAAACAGTAAGCATATCAAGGCGGTCAAGCAACAGCAACAGAACACATTGGTTCACTCCAACAGGTAATTGTGCAGAGAACATTATTCAATCATGGAAAACAGTCACGAAGAAACAACAGAACACGTAGTTTATTTTAAGATGGTACACTGTCAGTTGTTCTGGTCAAAAAATTTGGAGCTATTTACAGTTTGATCAAGCATCAGCCAGGATGCGGCAACGGTACAACAGGAGAAATGGTTAACACTGTCTATTAACCAGGCTCGGGAAACATAGGTGTTTCTCTGTTAATGCAGGGACAAATCAATGCTCAAATGGACTCTAGGTAAGTACTAAGAAATGGAGAGAGGGCAAGATTGGCCGCTGCAGTCAAAAAGGCGGTCATCAAAGCTGAGACACGAAAGCTCTACCACTGACTTAATTCTGTATGGCTAAATAAGAGCACAATGGGCCAATGGTACTACAGATGATACTCACTACAGGAACAAGTTAGCTGCCAAACCCAAAAGGTGATTTACTCCTGCTGCCACCTTCGCCGTACTGCTCGTTCCATTTTCTTAGCTCGTTCATGCTTGTGGCATCAAAAGAAACAGATGGGCTCACCTGTACAGGTGATGCAAACAATGAAATATGAAACATGATATCCATTGGAATGCACAGAACAGTCAACAAACAGTAGGGTTCTAATACCTTGGCTTTTGCTTGGATAAAGTCATCCAACTTTAAGGACCTCAAAGAAGTTTTTGTACTGCCCACAGCCCCCTAAGAAAAGGTGGCAACCATGTGAGCAAACATGCAGGAGAATCCACGATGAATAAACTTGCAACAATCAATACGAAAAGCAAGAAAATTACACCTTATTTTCTTCTTCTAGTAGTTCATGAACTGGCCTGTATGCTGCGGCTATGCATAGGTTCTGCAGAAAAATGCACCAAACGAGTTTATACAAAGTACACATGAGTAACATAAGTGGACATCAGGTAAATTAGGAGAAGAATAGAACTACTGATGACGACTTAAGTATGGTACCTTCAAGTCACTTCCAGAGTAACCTTCTGTTGCGTTGGCTAGTTCGTCAAATCCAAATTCAGATTCTAGGTTTTCTTTGGCAAGTAAAATCTTAAGAATTTTCATTCGGTTCTGCGCATCTGGAAGGTCGACGTATATCCTATGAATCATGTTGCAGATCATCACATTGTTAAGGCACCAAGCCAAAGTaatacattgccaggcacaagcaCATAAATGCAGATTTTACCTCCTGGGCAAACGCCGTATTACTGCATCATCTAGATCAAATGGACGGTTCGTTGCACCAAGAATAAGTATCCTTTGATTCTCTTTGGACCGTAGACCATCCCAAGCTGCCATAAACTCATTGCGCATCCTTCTCGTTGCTTCATGCTCCATTGCACCACCTCTTGCACCAAGTAGGCTGTCAACCTACCATTAGCAAAACAAAATTACATGAGAATCAGGAGATTCATGTGACCTGTTGAAATGATAAGGACACCGTCCTGAATATAACTAACCTACTtcagtttgtttgatcaaatcaaaACTCACCTCATCCACAAATATGATGACAGGAGCTAGCCGACTCGCAAAGGAGAAAAGGGCTTTGGTGAGCTTCTCAGCATCTCCAAACCACTGTTGACAGAGAGCAGATATTGGTTACTGAATTGAGTTGTGAAATGTCGTGTACATTCCAGGAAGAGAATTCACACACAAGATGAACTTCTATACACGTCTTCATAATTTCATGTAAAGCAACAGGTACGCACACAACTAGCAGGGAGGGACTTTAGATGAAAGCAGTGCTGAAATTGATCTACGAGCTAATAGAGGTTTGATTATCACTAGTATAGCATAAATGGAAGGATGGAAGAGTAGTGTGATCTAAGAAATCATACATGATCATTACCAAAGTATTTGTTTAATGTTCAGCCTATCAGTCTGCAACTACAAGCAATGGTAAATTTGATACAGGAGGGAGATAACCATGCAAAAGCGTCTGTGAATTGGAAAACATAAAATGGCGCAGGATATTTTAGGGTCAAACAGAAAAAGGGATTTTTCAGATAATATAGAAGTGAATAAGTGATTCATAATTTTCATTCCAATCAGTTGTCACAATAATACAACTCCTACACTCCAAAGTCGAGTACATCTACCTTTGATGTGAGACTAGAACCAGTGATGCTGATAAAATTTGCTCCAGCTTCTGTCGCAAGTGCCTTTGCCAAAAGTGTTTTTCCTGTTCCAGGAGGTCCAAAAAGCAGTATTCCTTTGCAAGGCTGAACAAAGGTCCACAGAGACACTTCATGTCAAAaatacaacaatgaaataaagctaTGCATACAAAAGTACATCTAAGAAAGCCAAAAGTTTTAGACTTTGCATCAGAGATATTTCTTCTTTTATAGGAGTGCCATAAAAATGTAACAGTGTTTCTTCTTGGACTTAGCACTTCGATTTATGAAGTTGAGTCAAATGATATCACATCACCATTTCTCGCTCTTTAATGATTTAATTAAGCTCAATAAGTCATGCTTGCACCCTGCATACAAGTATGCAAATAGCACTACCAAAGCAATTTATCATGAAAACACCCAAAAAAGAGTTTATACGGAATATTTTGCTATCTGTTATAGGTATCACTATCGCAGATATCATGAACAAAATTACTGGAGGAAAATGAAAAACCCTCTAAGCTGAGGATATCTACGAAGTTACCGTTAAGGATAGCAACCCAATCAACTGTTTCATTTACCGCAAACTTAGTGCTGGCTCACTACAAGTTTCCAACTCATTAGAGGACCCATTATGTACATTCAGCACAAAAAATCTGCTTTACTAGACATCCATAAAAATACCTCTCCTCTAAAATCTCCAAAGATAATCACTAATTATAAAACAACATCATGTAATATTGAGTATTGAGAGCTACAAAACAAGCTTGCAGAGGCATAGCACCAAGGCCCCACCAAAATtgtaagtacattttatatgtagAGGTTTGGAACTAAAGATAAACCTAAGGTTAGTTTTGCAATAGAAGACTATTTCAGTGTTGTATGGATATAAATTGGCAGTCAAAGTAGTTTGTAAGCCCATATGGTAACAAGGGACCAGAATCAATATTAAGAAGCCCAAATTGCTACAGGTAGATATGGATATGCAAATGGAAAGCATTATACCCTTAACAAGTTCCCACGTGAGAAAAGCTCTGGTCTCCTCATTGGAAGAGTAACAAGTTCGTCCAGTGTCTTCTTGACATCCTCGAGAGCACCAATATCTTCAAATTTAACTCCAATTTCATGGGGGGGTACAACTGCTGAAATGAAATTGCGCTCAAATTCATCTTTTGCCAACATCTGCAGCAAAACACTCACTGAGGTTGGACATCATCACAACATAACGAACTTGTTAAATAAGAGCTAACTAACTAACTCTATGAAACAACCATAACTTAAGAGTACCTTCATGTTTTCAGAGAGCTTCTTAGGTGAAGCCTCCTGCTCCCTTAGCCTCCTGATTGCTAGCTCCAGACTTCAAATAAGGTAAGATATTAACAGTTATGTCTAGCCAAAGATATAATTGAATGGCCAGACCAATGAGGAAATACCTCTCGCGGGGAATAACTAGCTTGTCGCCCTTAATGGAAGGATGAGTTGCTGACGACAAGTAGTGACTTCTAGCCCATCCAATGACCTTCTCTGCTCCTACATCCACAATACAAATTTACAAATGCATGCAGTTAGCAAACTGTTCTACTCCAACTTAAGGCACTTTTAAGTTCGTTTGTAGCGTGACAAAAGGTACAACATCATACAGTCATGCGTCCACAAACAGCTGAAACAATAAACAACAAATACGAGTATATCCCAAGGATACATCTCCCACTGACCGAGATGAGGAACGGGTATTGCTGCTTGCTGGCCGTGAATTTCTTATCAGATCTGGCAGCTGTGACATTTGCGCAAGTGATCAACAACATGAGGACTGAAGAATGAGGAAAGGGTCTACTTGGCCCGATTGGCATTTGGACTGCGAGGTGATTTTTGGTTATCACCAATGTGTAAACAAGGTGGCGTGTCATGCAGCAGATCCTGTGCCATCGTGTACCgataatgttgggcctccaaccaTGGCGACCACAGACAACAGTGATTGAAGAGGGTGAGGAGCATCCAGCGTAAAACCTAATGGGTTTGGATCTGGAGTTCAAAGAAAGAACAAAGGAGGGAGAAATACATGGAGAAGTTGACGCCTGTCGACTAACCCATGTCGCTGCCTAGATCCGAAGGTTCTTAGCTACTTACTCCTTctgttccaaattaattgactctttACTCCCTccagagtcaattaatttggaacagAAAGAGTATATTAAAGACTGAAACCAACAAGGGCAAAACCACTCCACACCAGGAGCAACCTAGACCACTTCAATAAACTTTAAGGTCGACATTGTTTGATATGATCCATCAGCACATTAGCCACACTGGCAATCATGATTTTAGGGAAAAAGCAAATGCATCATAATATGGATCCAGTTAGCAGGCTTACTTTGTTTTGTCAGAATAATGCCATCTAACTTCACATGCAGCAGATTTTCACATGATAGCTCATGCTCTTCAAGCACCTGCATTTACCGGCCATGACTTACAGGTAAGCACTTGGGGAAGCGCCATTAAGTCATTTCCCATATGAGGGCTGAATAATGGAAATGAATAGGAATTGATTAAAATTACTGACTAAGCAAATAGCTCTTCCAATACCTTGTGTACTTCAACAAGGTTATGCCTTGAAATGATTATTTTTTTGTCCTCCTCAATCTGGTTATTGAAAACTCTCAGTTGCTCATCATCCTGAACATAAAAGAAAGTATTACACAGCTATAAAGACAACAGCATTAAACAAGCTAGAGGGGCTTGCAGATAGTAAGCTTTTATGCACTGACGGTGACTAGTGAAACACTAGGATTAACATACCAGTGGCCAAAAAAAGGATTAACATACCACTACTTCCAGGAACAAAGTACAAAAAATGATGTAAACCTTTTTATACCTTTGGAAGAGGAACAAAAAATTTGTTTCCGAAGAGCTTTGCTATGCCATTAGACTTTGAAGGCTTCCGCCCTTTTAACCCCCCTACCAGCCTCCTCAAGGATGATGtctgaaaaaaaatagaaatttcAAATTACTACGAATTTCACCTGTTGCTATGGCCAAAAATGAAACCAACTCTCCAAGACATTGTTCCAAAGAAAGTAGCTCAAAGCAGCAGTTCAAATTTACAAGCAGACCAATGTAAAACCCACTTTTGTTTTCTATCTACTTTGTTATTGGGACAATGCTAAGGTACAGTATATTTGCGAGGAGGCTATGGAAAATTATTGATGCTTTTGGAGGCTGCATTTACATTGCTGTGGCTTCATCAAAGAATTTCCACTATGCTAGTTTTTCACATACTAACTCCTAAACTCTTCTAACAGTTGTAACGGAAACATTATACTAGATTTGATCATTATTCTCTGCAATCCAGTATAGCTTAGCACAGGGACAGCTACCTGCCACCAGGCAGTCTTTGCCAGAGCTGACCGGTGTTGGGCACCTGTTAAGGCCAGACAAACAGGATCAACTAAGACAAACATCGTTTGGACTGAGCCAGGCCTTGCTTGCCAGCAGGCTTACAATGTTGGACTTACTAATCTACTGGCAAAGATATTTAAGAAAATATGGGATTGTTTGAATTTTCTTCCAAAAGAAAATGATATAAGGTCAAGAAGGCTAGCATACCAAGCTGTCTTGCTGCTAATTTATCCAGCTATGTCAAAGATCCCTTGACTTATGCTGATAATGTGAGGACGAGCACATTGAACACAGCTCATGGGAATATTTCATAGGTTAGGTTAAGCAATATATATATGTCCTGTCAGTGCTAATAGTTTCTTTTCCCATCCAGAGTCACCAGTGTTGCTAGCACGTAAGAAATAAGGGAATGAGGGCATAAAAGGGCAAGAAAAAAAATAGTACGACATGTTTGGAGGTCTCTCGTAGATGCAACAGCTAAAGAAACTTTGTGGCATGCTGTGCCATAACTAATACCTAGGTAAGCACAAAAGACAACTACAAAGCTAAACGGGATAATAAAGAATTGAAGATGCTTTCATAATCAGTTGTAATGGAGTAACACCACAAAACAAACATATATGCTTCAATAGATTAGCATGAAATTACCAGTGGAGACAGGCGAGAAAGATTGTGAAACACCAGCGCCCTCTGTATTTATCCGTAACAAAAGTAAGAATCAGAAAATATCTACATATGAATGGAAGCATAAGCGAGTGAGACTAGATGAGTTTCTATCGCTTACCGGATCTTTATCCTTGGGTGCTGCCTCGAGTATGTTCTGCCCACATATCAACACTAAAGGTCCATTAAGCTGATCAAACATTTCCTCTACTTTTTCGATAAACTCTCTGCGATTTGATCTTGGAACTGCCCTAGAAAGCCACTGTGAACTGTCCGGAAAGTAAACAATGGCTGGTTGAAGAGATGGCAGTGCCTATTTTTTTTAAGCAAAGAAAACCCAAAAGAGGTAAGTTTACAGAGCAGAACAGATAGAACACGGAATGTACATAACATAGACTGGTGGTCAAAGTTACACAAACTTATGGATGCAGGGAGAAAGAGAAAAATGTTCCGCACAAAACATATTGTGTGACAATTTACCTCACAAAAGGCTTCGATCGCGATATGCCAATCTTCCGCCTGAGTATCATGGTCATGCGCAATATCTTGAGCTAAAAGCACAAACAAGACCATTGTTAAAATTGCAGGATATTCAAACTGGATGAAGCTATGGACGCTTCGAATGGAATACATACTGTCAACCCAGTAAACCGATGATTTAGCATCTTCCTCTTCGGCGTCTTCGTTAGCTTTATCTTTTGTACTATCAGCCAGTTTCTCGTCAGGAGGGTCAAATATAACAGCCACTTGATCgccatttatctcatatatctctcCACGCTGTCCATTTGATAAAGTTCTGCAATTTAACAGTTGGGAGAATGTTGAGTTATAAAACAATACACAAGAGTACTTTAAGAATGTCAAGATATAAGCTATTCAGCTTGTAATATCAAGAACATGAAACATGAAACCAAATCATTCATCAGAAACAATGTCAATGTGGACTACCAAGATGGAAGGAAGCACATTGTGTCCAGTGTCTACAACTACAAGCAAAAAAATCAGCCTAAACATGTATATATACCATTTATTTTAAGCATAGCAAGCAAAGATTTCAGCAGAACTTACAAATGTTTCATAATATGCTTGAGACCGGCACTTGGTTTCAATTCAAGATATTCATTGCCATATTACAGTTATTTTAATGAGAAACTTTAAATATTAAACATACTCGTAAAGATAACATCTGTCCAGTTATCCCAAGGCGTTAAAAGCTGAAACGCAAACAAAACATGGAACAAGGCATGCAGTCAAAGCCACCTATCTGAGACAAGATATATCCACCCACCTGCCGCTAATAAAGGTATAGGCATCTGCTGCTCCCTCTTGAGTAGGAATTTTCCCCAGAATGATCCTGTATGAAGTGCATCATGGTTAGATGAGCTCAATTAGTACGCCGGTCCATAGCCCTGTTAGATGAGAGGGAATGAACTCTACAAACATGTGCAATATGCCCTCCAAATTCCTAGCTCCAATCTCACCAGCATTACTGAGCATGCATGCAGAGAGAACTAACAATGCACGCATGCACATGCAGTCATGCACAAGAGCTCAAAAGAATAAACATGGAAACCATGCATACACCTGGACCAGCAAGTACCCATGTGGCCAGTCCTACACATCCACATAAAGGCCCACCCATCTTCCGTCATGTGCTTGCTCCACAAGTGTGTCTATATGCATAGGCACACGTCTCACACAATTGTAGCCCATGCATGAATTTCAGTTCGAATTTCTTTGGATTACTCAGGTCTGATGAATTATGAATAATTAATACTCATGCTTATTAACAATTTCCAGAAACAAACTCTCATTTATTTCAATACAATCAACAACACGAATAGAACAACATGTAAACCTGGGAGAAACTCATGACATCATATAACACATAACACTACAACAGACATGTCAGCGCTCTGCACAGATACATCAAATCAAATTAGGTACCAAAACATGAGTTTAAACAATTGAAAGGTTGTTAATGCAAAGGGAGAAAATCAAGAAAAAAGTGgctaaaccaaaaaaaaaaattaggagcAGCACTCCCAACAAGTACCTGTTATCTGCTTCAACAAGCACTGACGCTCCAACATACTTGACCCTGTCACCTGAAACAATGATAAAGGAAGTCGGTGCGGTCTTCATACAGAGTTTGGTACATATTAAAATGGTCCAGCCTGAATTTCACATTCACTAATAGTTATGCTATGAAACTTATGCCAGTGGCATTACATTAATCTCATACAATATCTGTAGTGCTGAACTGCTGATCCAATACAAAAAGACAAAATTTTGAAGTTCGGAAGAAAGTTGGTGGTGTAGAGTAGTTGATCATTTATGTGTTTTGTGGTGAAGTGATGCTTCAGTTCACCTCAGAAAAAACAACAGTACAATGCAACTGGCTATGTGCATAGTTGACGATCTGAGAAATAACTATTTATCTAACATGCAGAATGTTGAACACATTAGTAAGCAGAATGAGATAATTCAAGGTGAAGGGGTTGAGTATTATCAGATGGTGATGTGATTAACAAGCAAATACACCTGAGTTAATACACATAACATGACATATTAACCTACAGCAGAGCTTAGCCTGTACTATCACAAGGAATACAAGAAGTAGCTACTCACCAGTATAAGATCAAGTATCAGGGTCATGATTAATTATGATATCTAATGTGCAGTCAATATTGGAGAAAACAAcactcaaaaacaaaaaaaaacttagtcATGTACCCTTTTGGAGAGGTCTTTTCTCTTCTTCAGGGGACTCAGTGGTGGATTCTGCTGCTGAAGAATTTTCTTGCTCACCAACAACTCTCTAAGACGAGATGTTAAGGGATAAGTTGTAAGCCATAGAGAAGCAAACAAACAGAAAGGGGGAAATAGGGTCCAAAACTAATTAGCATGCTAGTAGAAAAGATACAACACCATTGCATGAGACTTACACTTATTAGATGCCAATATTTATATCAGAAGTTTACTACGAGACACTAATATAAACTTAACCTTGTGCCCCCAATTTTTAAAATAGGTGGATATATACAAAGTAGAGGTACAGCCCTCGGTGTTGAAATATAATAATAAGAGCAGGATAGTAAGAATTATCAACTGTCATTTTTTAATATACTATATGGTTTGGTAGCTTAACAGAAACAAACACCTTGGCAAATTCCTCAATCCTGCGCGGAACTAACTTCTTGAGTTCTTCCAATGATCTGCTAGCTT contains the following coding sequences:
- the LOC124685396 gene encoding uncharacterized protein LOC124685396 isoform X1; translation: MHRAMRLRCLLRPPPISLATPSAAGGVRRLGAPHQPFSERGRLLRFYSSKEEGVGSAETAAAGSGGNQQDHARLGEKDQQEWLSGERFLTGCKRRESPFLTKRQRFRNEFLRRVVPWHKSSLTWTNFPYYVDNNARQLLTECVASHLRNKDATSEYGSRLQSSGGRILLQSLPGTELYRERLVRAIAHELRVPLLVLDSSVLAPFDNGEDCSETEEEDGQAESEDEGSGSEAEDEDSGESDDDEASRSLEELKKLVPRRIEEFAKRVVGEQENSSAAESTTESPEEEKRPLQKGDRVKYVGASVLVEADNRIILGKIPTQEGAADAYTFISGRTLSNGQRGEIYEINGDQVAVIFDPPDEKLADSTKDKANEDAEEEDAKSSVYWVDSMYSIRSVHSFIQFEYPAILTMVLFVLLAQDIAHDHDTQAEDWHIAIEAFCEALPSLQPAIVYFPDSSQWLSRAVPRSNRREFIEKVEEMFDQLNGPLVLICGQNILEAAPKDKDPRALVFHNLSRLSPLTSSLRRLVGGLKGRKPSKSNGIAKLFGNKFFVPLPKDDEQLRVFNNQIEEDKKIIISRHNLVEVHKVLEEHELSCENLLHVKLDGIILTKQRAEKVIGWARSHYLSSATHPSIKGDKLVIPRESLELAIRRLREQEASPKKLSENMKMLAKDEFERNFISAVVPPHEIGVKFEDIGALEDVKKTLDELVTLPMRRPELFSRGNLLRPCKGILLFGPPGTGKTLLAKALATEAGANFISITGSSLTSKWFGDAEKLTKALFSFASRLAPVIIFVDEVDSLLGARGGAMEHEATRRMRNEFMAAWDGLRSKENQRILILGATNRPFDLDDAVIRRLPRRIYVDLPDAQNRMKILKILLAKENLESEFGFDELANATEGYSGSDLKNLCIAAAYRPVHELLEEENKGAVGSTKTSLRSLKLDDFIQAKAKVSPSVSFDATSMNELRKWNEQYGEGGSRSKSPFGFGS
- the LOC124685396 gene encoding uncharacterized protein LOC124685396 isoform X2; protein product: MHRAMRLRCLLRPPPISLATPSAAGGVRRLGAPHQPFSERGRLLRFYSSKEEGVGSAETAAAGSGGNQQDHARLGEKDQQEWLSGERFLTGCKRRESPFLTKRQRFRNEFLRRVVPWHKSSLTWTNFPYYVDNNARQLLTECVASHLRNKDATSEYGSRLQSSGGRILLQSLPGTELYRERLVRAIAHELRVPLLVLDSSVLAPFDNGEDCSETEEEDGQAESEDEGSGSEAEDEDSGESDDDEASRSLEELKKLVPRRIEEFAKRVVGEQENSSAAESTTESPEEEKRPLQKGDRVKYVGASVLVEADNRIILGKIPTQEGAADAYTFISGRTLSNGQRGEIYEINGDQVAVIFDPPDEKLADSTKDKANEDAEEEDAKSSVYWVDTQDIAHDHDTQAEDWHIAIEAFCEALPSLQPAIVYFPDSSQWLSRAVPRSNRREFIEKVEEMFDQLNGPLVLICGQNILEAAPKDKDPRALVFHNLSRLSPLTSSLRRLVGGLKGRKPSKSNGIAKLFGNKFFVPLPKDDEQLRVFNNQIEEDKKIIISRHNLVEVHKVLEEHELSCENLLHVKLDGIILTKQRAEKVIGWARSHYLSSATHPSIKGDKLVIPRESLELAIRRLREQEASPKKLSENMKMLAKDEFERNFISAVVPPHEIGVKFEDIGALEDVKKTLDELVTLPMRRPELFSRGNLLRPCKGILLFGPPGTGKTLLAKALATEAGANFISITGSSLTSKWFGDAEKLTKALFSFASRLAPVIIFVDEVDSLLGARGGAMEHEATRRMRNEFMAAWDGLRSKENQRILILGATNRPFDLDDAVIRRLPRRIYVDLPDAQNRMKILKILLAKENLESEFGFDELANATEGYSGSDLKNLCIAAAYRPVHELLEEENKGAVGSTKTSLRSLKLDDFIQAKAKVSPSVSFDATSMNELRKWNEQYGEGGSRSKSPFGFGS